The Xanthomonas sp. DAR 34887 genome has a segment encoding these proteins:
- the rpoC gene encoding DNA-directed RNA polymerase subunit beta', producing the protein MKDLLNLFNQQRQTLDFDAIKIALASPDLIRSWSFGEVKKPETINYRTFKPERDGLFCAAIFGPIKDYECLCGKYKRMKHRGVVCEKCGTEVTLAKVRRERMGHIDLASPVAHIWFLKSLPSRIGLMLDMTLRDIERVLYFEAYVVTEPGLTALERRQLLTEEQFLTARQEHGDDFDAAMGAEAVYELLRTIDLQSEMTRLREEIAGTGSETKLKRLTKRIKLVEAFLESGNRPEWMVMTVLPVLPPDLRPLVPLDGGRFATSDLNDLYRRVINRNNRLRRLLELNAPDIIVRNEKRMLQESVDALLDNGRRGRAITGTNKRPLKSLADMIKGKQGRFRQNLLGKRVDYSGRSVIVVGPTLRLHECGLPKKMALELFKPFVFAKLQRRGLATTIKAAKKLVEREEAEVWDILEEVIREHPVLLNRAPTLHRLGIQAFEPVLIEGKAIQLHPLVCTAFNADFDGDQMAVHVPLSLEAQLEARALMMSTNNILSPANGEPIIVPSQDVVLGLYYMSRALENKKGEGMVFANIAEVKRAYDNRVVELHAKVKVRITETVIDEDGNRSKKTSIVDTTIGRALLAEILPEGLPFALANTELTKKNISRLINSSYRQLGLKDSVVFADKLMYTGFAYATRAGVSIGIDDMLIPSEKKGILGEAEQEVLEIQEQYQSGLVTAGERYNKVVDIWSRTNERIAKAMMDTIGTEKVVNAKGETIDQKSMNSLYIMADSGARGSQAQIRQLAGMRGLMARPDGSIIETPIKANFREGLNVQEYFNSTHGARKGLADTALKTANSGYLTRRLVDVAQDVVITEPDCGTSDGLTMTPIVEGGDVVEPLKDRVLGRVVAEDVFLPGNDEDPIVTRNTLLDEQWVAKLEEAGVQTLKVRSTITCESSFGVCARCYGRDLARGHLVNIGEAVGVIAAQSIGEPGTQLTMRTFHIGGAASRAAAVDNITVKTTGSIKFNNLKSVEHANGSLVAVSRSGELSVLDGHGRERERYKLAYGATITAKDGDAVKAGQSVANWDPHNHPIVSEVAGFIRFIDFIDGVTVIEKTDDLTGLASREITDPKRRGTQAKDLRPIVRIVDGKGNDLTIPGTDLPAQYLLPPRSIVNLQDGAPVGVGDVVAKIPQEASKTRDITGGLPRVADLFEARKPKDPAILAERSGIISFGKDTKGKQRLIIKDTDGSEHEELIPKYRQIIVFEGEHVAKGETVVDGEPSPQDILRLLGVEPLAAYLVKEIQDVYRLQGVKINDKHIEVITRQMLRKVEITDQGNSKFLNGEQAERQRVIEENARLVPRNELPAKYDPVLLGITKASLATESFISAASFQETTRVLTEAAVRGTSDTLRGLKENVIVGRLIPAGTGLAYHSLRRRNSSGLTESEMQTLSGGNAEPAVETPAPAAASSEE; encoded by the coding sequence ATGAAAGACCTGCTCAACCTCTTCAACCAGCAGCGCCAGACGCTGGACTTCGACGCGATCAAGATCGCGTTGGCCTCGCCGGACCTGATCCGTTCGTGGTCCTTCGGCGAAGTGAAGAAGCCGGAAACGATCAACTACCGTACCTTCAAGCCCGAGCGCGACGGCCTGTTCTGCGCCGCGATCTTCGGCCCGATCAAGGATTACGAGTGCCTGTGCGGCAAGTACAAGCGCATGAAGCACCGTGGCGTGGTCTGCGAGAAGTGCGGCACCGAAGTGACCCTGGCCAAGGTGCGCCGCGAGCGCATGGGCCACATCGACCTGGCCTCGCCGGTAGCGCACATCTGGTTCCTGAAGTCGCTGCCGTCGCGCATCGGCCTGATGCTGGACATGACCCTGCGCGACATTGAGCGCGTGCTGTACTTCGAAGCCTACGTGGTGACCGAGCCGGGCCTGACCGCCCTGGAGCGCCGCCAGCTGCTGACCGAAGAGCAGTTCCTGACCGCGCGTCAGGAGCACGGCGACGACTTCGACGCCGCGATGGGCGCCGAGGCCGTGTACGAGCTGCTGCGCACGATCGACCTGCAGTCGGAAATGACCCGTCTGCGCGAAGAGATCGCCGGCACCGGTTCGGAAACCAAGCTCAAGCGTCTGACCAAGCGCATCAAGCTGGTCGAAGCCTTCCTCGAGTCGGGCAACCGTCCGGAGTGGATGGTGATGACCGTGCTGCCGGTGCTGCCGCCGGATCTGCGCCCGCTGGTGCCGCTGGACGGCGGCCGCTTCGCGACCTCCGACCTGAACGACCTGTACCGCCGCGTCATCAACCGCAACAACCGCCTGCGCCGCCTGCTCGAGCTCAACGCGCCGGACATCATCGTGCGCAACGAAAAGCGCATGCTGCAGGAATCGGTGGATGCGCTGCTGGACAACGGCCGCCGCGGCCGTGCCATCACCGGCACCAACAAGCGTCCGCTGAAGTCGCTGGCCGACATGATCAAGGGCAAGCAGGGCCGGTTCCGTCAGAACCTGCTCGGCAAGCGCGTGGACTACTCCGGCCGTTCGGTCATCGTGGTCGGCCCGACCCTGCGCCTGCACGAGTGCGGCCTGCCGAAGAAGATGGCGCTGGAGCTGTTCAAGCCGTTCGTGTTCGCCAAGCTGCAGCGTCGCGGCCTGGCCACCACCATCAAGGCCGCCAAGAAGCTGGTCGAGCGCGAAGAAGCCGAAGTCTGGGACATCCTGGAAGAGGTCATCCGCGAGCACCCGGTGCTGCTGAACCGTGCGCCGACCCTGCACCGTCTGGGCATCCAGGCGTTCGAGCCAGTGCTGATCGAAGGCAAGGCGATCCAGCTGCATCCGCTGGTGTGTACCGCGTTCAACGCCGACTTCGACGGTGACCAGATGGCCGTGCACGTGCCGCTGTCGCTGGAAGCGCAGCTGGAAGCGCGCGCGCTGATGATGTCCACCAACAACATCCTGTCGCCGGCCAACGGCGAGCCGATCATCGTGCCGTCGCAGGACGTGGTGCTGGGCCTGTACTACATGAGCCGCGCCCTGGAGAACAAGAAGGGCGAGGGCATGGTGTTCGCCAACATCGCCGAAGTGAAGCGCGCCTACGACAACCGCGTGGTCGAACTGCACGCCAAGGTCAAGGTCCGCATCACCGAGACGGTGATCGACGAGGACGGCAACCGCAGCAAGAAGACCTCGATCGTGGACACCACGATCGGGCGCGCGCTGCTGGCCGAAATCCTGCCGGAAGGCCTGCCGTTCGCGCTGGCCAACACCGAGCTGACCAAGAAGAACATCAGCCGCCTGATCAACTCCAGCTACCGCCAGCTGGGTCTGAAGGACAGCGTCGTGTTCGCCGACAAGCTGATGTACACCGGCTTCGCCTACGCGACCCGCGCCGGCGTGTCGATTGGCATCGACGACATGCTGATCCCGTCGGAAAAGAAGGGCATCCTCGGCGAAGCCGAGCAGGAAGTGCTGGAAATCCAGGAGCAGTACCAGTCCGGTCTGGTCACCGCCGGCGAGCGCTACAACAAGGTCGTGGACATCTGGTCGCGTACCAACGAACGCATCGCCAAGGCGATGATGGACACCATCGGTACCGAGAAGGTCGTCAATGCCAAGGGCGAGACCATCGACCAGAAGTCGATGAACTCGCTGTACATCATGGCCGACTCCGGCGCGCGTGGTAGCCAGGCGCAGATCCGTCAGCTGGCCGGTATGCGCGGCCTGATGGCGCGTCCGGACGGCTCGATCATCGAGACCCCGATCAAGGCCAACTTCCGCGAAGGCCTGAACGTGCAGGAGTACTTCAACTCCACCCACGGCGCGCGTAAGGGTCTGGCCGATACCGCGCTGAAGACCGCCAACTCGGGTTACCTGACCCGGCGTCTGGTCGACGTGGCGCAGGACGTGGTCATCACCGAGCCCGATTGCGGCACCAGCGACGGCCTGACCATGACTCCGATCGTGGAAGGCGGCGACGTGGTCGAGCCGTTGAAGGATCGCGTGCTCGGCCGCGTGGTGGCCGAGGACGTGTTCCTGCCGGGCAACGACGAGGATCCGATCGTCACCCGCAACACGCTGCTCGACGAGCAGTGGGTGGCCAAGCTGGAAGAGGCCGGCGTGCAGACGCTGAAGGTGCGCTCCACGATCACCTGCGAATCCTCGTTCGGCGTGTGCGCCCGCTGCTACGGCCGCGACCTGGCGCGCGGTCACCTGGTCAACATCGGCGAAGCGGTCGGCGTCATCGCCGCGCAGTCGATCGGCGAGCCGGGTACCCAGCTGACCATGCGTACCTTCCACATCGGCGGCGCGGCTTCGCGTGCGGCGGCGGTGGACAACATCACGGTCAAGACCACCGGTTCGATCAAGTTCAACAACCTCAAGTCGGTCGAGCACGCCAACGGTTCGCTGGTGGCGGTGTCGCGTTCGGGCGAACTGTCCGTGCTCGACGGCCACGGCCGCGAGCGCGAGCGCTACAAGCTGGCCTACGGCGCCACGATCACCGCGAAGGACGGTGACGCGGTCAAGGCCGGCCAGTCGGTCGCCAACTGGGATCCGCATAACCACCCGATCGTGTCGGAAGTGGCCGGTTTCATTCGCTTCATCGACTTCATCGATGGCGTCACCGTCATCGAGAAGACCGACGACCTGACCGGCCTGGCCTCGCGCGAGATCACCGATCCGAAGCGTCGCGGCACCCAGGCCAAGGACCTGCGCCCGATCGTGCGCATCGTCGACGGCAAGGGCAACGACCTGACCATCCCGGGCACCGATCTGCCGGCGCAGTACCTGCTGCCGCCGCGCTCGATCGTCAACCTGCAGGACGGCGCGCCGGTCGGCGTGGGCGACGTGGTCGCCAAGATCCCGCAGGAAGCGTCGAAGACCCGCGACATCACCGGTGGTCTGCCGCGCGTGGCCGACCTGTTCGAAGCGCGCAAGCCGAAGGATCCGGCGATCCTGGCCGAGCGCTCGGGCATCATCAGCTTCGGCAAGGACACCAAGGGCAAGCAGCGCCTGATCATCAAGGACACCGATGGTTCGGAACACGAAGAGCTGATCCCGAAGTACCGCCAGATCATCGTGTTCGAAGGCGAGCACGTGGCCAAGGGCGAAACCGTGGTCGACGGCGAGCCGAGCCCGCAGGACATCCTGCGCCTGCTCGGCGTGGAGCCGCTGGCCGCCTACCTGGTCAAGGAAATCCAGGACGTGTATCGCCTGCAGGGCGTGAAGATCAACGATAAGCACATCGAGGTCATCACCCGGCAGATGCTGCGCAAGGTCGAGATCACCGACCAGGGCAACAGCAAGTTCCTCAACGGCGAGCAGGCCGAGCGCCAGCGCGTCATCGAGGAAAATGCCCGCCTGGTGCCCCGCAACGAGCTGCCGGCCAAGTACGACCCGGTGCTGCTGGGCATCACCAAGGCCTCGCTGGCCACCGAGTCGTTCATCTCGGCGGCGTCGTTCCAGGAAACCACCCGCGTCCTCACCGAGGCGGCGGTCCGCGGCACCAGCGACACGCTGCGCGGCCTGAAGGAAAACGTGATCGTCGGCCGTCTGATCCCGGCCGGCACCGGCCTGGCCTACCACAGCCTGCGCCGTCGCAACTCCAGCGGCCTGACCGAATCGGAGATGCAGACCCTGTCCGGCGGCAACGCCGAGCCGGCGGTCGAAACGCCCGCACCGGCGGCTGCCAGCAGCGAAGAGTGA